A window of the Bacteroidota bacterium genome harbors these coding sequences:
- a CDS encoding OmpA family protein yields the protein MLAIFLLLPLSRLEAQNLGRIPSEDAQFGAFVHDGVNIHSANFQTLPGVPSCCPRFESGTGSALSFGVSYKLSFTLPLSFEARLGYVPLNGTLKADETTTVLVGGNAVPATFEHTVDATAGMIALMPMAGYSLFSNARILAGPTLGYIAFNNFSERETLIQPVTVGTFENGLRTRNVYSGVTPHASKFYFGLNFGAQYQLPLNSSQTLLAFPEAFYSWGLTPLVSGMNWRANSVAIGLLVEYHLRSEPPQLPPTPQPAAIPSPPPPVLPLVAPPVFTVGLSATTIDSASVDGSSSVAVRPMKRLVVEDYVRIQYRPLLNYVFFDKGSAVIPGRYHAMTSQQLKTYDFHSFNNYPTLQLYYELLNVIGERLREIPNGKITIVGCSDGVEPGGKALSRTRATAVSGYLHDVWGIEAGRMKIESRELPQRPSPIDDSDGAEENRRVEIYSDLWPVVEPILTRDTAHIPKPEILRFLPSSKSSSEVTEWEIAAGESNRKLKDFTGKGALPTHLDWDLRKEPESLLAKLDTIHAVLEATNQHDQEAESNDVPIPVHHYTLPDKHQEGSTDTIISRYSLILFDFDRSELSASNRRIADFVKSRIAQDSRTNIFGYTDRIGSDEYNRQLSELRARTTEQTIGVRATNVQGLGRSVLLYDNTLPEGRFYSRTVSVIVTTPVRQ from the coding sequence TTGCTCGCAATCTTTTTATTGCTTCCCCTATCGCGATTGGAGGCCCAAAACCTTGGACGCATCCCAAGTGAAGATGCACAGTTCGGTGCATTCGTCCATGATGGAGTGAATATCCACTCCGCTAATTTCCAAACACTTCCGGGTGTTCCGAGTTGCTGCCCACGATTTGAAAGCGGAACGGGATCGGCTCTGAGCTTCGGCGTATCGTACAAATTGTCTTTCACATTGCCGCTCTCTTTTGAGGCTCGTCTTGGCTATGTTCCACTCAACGGCACGCTCAAAGCAGACGAAACGACGACCGTACTTGTCGGAGGTAATGCGGTTCCAGCGACATTCGAGCATACAGTCGACGCCACAGCGGGAATGATCGCGCTCATGCCCATGGCAGGCTATTCATTATTCTCGAATGCCCGAATTCTTGCAGGGCCGACGCTCGGATATATTGCATTCAATAACTTTAGCGAGCGCGAGACTCTCATCCAACCGGTAACTGTCGGCACATTCGAGAATGGTCTGCGCACTCGTAATGTCTATTCTGGTGTCACCCCGCATGCTTCCAAATTCTATTTCGGTCTTAACTTTGGTGCCCAATATCAGCTTCCATTGAACTCGTCCCAGACGCTTTTGGCGTTTCCTGAAGCGTTCTATTCATGGGGACTAACACCGCTTGTTAGTGGTATGAACTGGCGAGCCAATTCTGTCGCCATAGGACTTCTCGTTGAATATCATTTGAGATCGGAACCACCGCAGCTCCCGCCAACGCCGCAACCTGCGGCGATTCCAAGCCCACCTCCGCCGGTTTTACCATTGGTCGCTCCGCCGGTCTTCACAGTTGGACTCTCGGCTACGACGATTGACTCAGCCTCTGTGGATGGCTCATCATCCGTAGCAGTTCGGCCGATGAAACGGCTGGTGGTGGAGGACTACGTCCGAATTCAATATCGCCCCTTGCTTAATTACGTCTTCTTTGACAAGGGATCGGCTGTGATTCCAGGGCGCTACCATGCAATGACCTCACAGCAATTAAAAACCTATGATTTTCACTCGTTCAATAATTACCCGACGTTGCAGCTTTACTATGAATTATTGAATGTAATAGGCGAGCGGCTGCGGGAGATTCCCAACGGGAAAATCACCATCGTGGGTTGCAGTGATGGCGTCGAGCCGGGAGGTAAAGCTCTCTCTCGAACACGAGCAACAGCAGTCTCCGGCTATCTACATGATGTATGGGGTATCGAAGCCGGACGAATGAAAATCGAGTCGCGCGAATTGCCGCAGAGGCCCTCGCCTATCGATGATTCGGATGGGGCGGAAGAAAATCGCCGCGTGGAAATATATTCAGATTTGTGGCCCGTCGTGGAGCCCATCCTGACGCGAGACACGGCGCACATTCCGAAACCAGAGATACTCCGTTTCTTGCCGTCGAGCAAAAGTTCGAGCGAGGTGACCGAATGGGAGATCGCAGCAGGCGAAAGCAATCGGAAGCTAAAGGACTTCACCGGCAAGGGAGCGCTTCCGACGCATCTCGACTGGGATCTGCGGAAGGAACCTGAATCCCTGCTCGCCAAGCTCGATACGATCCACGCAGTGCTCGAAGCGACCAACCAGCATGATCAGGAGGCCGAGTCGAATGATGTTCCGATTCCGGTGCATCACTATACGCTGCCCGATAAGCATCAAGAAGGGTCCACGGACACCATCATCTCGCGGTATAGTCTAATCCTTTTCGATTTCGATCGAAGCGAATTGAGCGCGAGCAATCGCAGAATTGCCGATTTTGTGAAGAGCAGAATTGCGCAGGATTCCCGAACGAATATTTTTGGCTATACCGATCGAATCGGGTCGGATGAGTACAATCGGCAACTTTCGGAACTTCGGGCTCGTACGACAGAGCAGACAATTGGAGTCAGGGCCACTAATGTGCAGGGCTTGGGCCGGTCTGTTTTGCTCTATGATAACACATTGCCAGAAGGCCGTTTCTATTCGCGTACTGTATCAGTTATCGTGACAACCCCAGTGAGACAATGA
- a CDS encoding T9SS type A sorting domain-containing protein, with protein sequence MRSSQPKARFASILAILCFFAVPRTTISQTNWFGDSTRNTMVCDTVGQQDYPAVISDGADGAIIVWEDARASGSFLIYGQRLDRYGFPMWPRQGIALARGNANQRFPIITTDNNGGAYVAWLDSRNPSYGNCIYAQHVLANGALAYPDSGLPVGLGPNGRQNPAITDDGKGNAFVVWEENRSLNAGSQPDIFINRLWPNSVKYTDSSSTLSHTGSVRKLPWPSTSIRFFDGNAHFKSKGQGILTSLQINIVGKGRFPIASVIDDTTLDLNTYPSLADNLSYYIIGLQGIPVDTSGSKQLQPSICSDGFGGCYVVWQSGASAPISIRGMHFDSTCTTRWTTPMGYQIYKAPVTTQNASHVNIKRDTANGQLMLVWEVTNTNSADTQDVYGARMNCATPADTSFTFGGAVQITGDALLNQMNPQVFSDDSDWTAFGGKKTRGLMVGYRTGSLGSGPSDWDIGMTRLRGDGSSILPAPGSWYKIASQPLGQIGLRAVKVDTGLLLAVWNDARNGGNPDTCIYAQVIDKWGYRHLPTWKTNSTYGIPICHGNWSARQVALAPRTGGAIAVWTDFRKGSGDPSIYAQLILSNGSLELPHAHAIFNVQQQVGSFDGSECNAHLTSLLAIDTSAAPVGFRSITQVSATNMTLATPAHASMDTVPFSVQVIDSMQNGRIVVRLLDTLGIPVLDTITYCTIPDTRAPAVTWLPFAQTDTMISITAIDSLSWDRGLDSIRTSATNLSFDVKPTRALVHGLKSFSFTVHQIDTSMAAQLIMSTVDIAGNKTRDTLTLAAKAVEHQGVNDLSAQSANLRVYPNPSTDVFRIDVGSASGLAQTAEVRDLLGREVARFSVQGSTTFDASTLPAGTYIIRVGSMTCSIVKE encoded by the coding sequence ATGAGGTCCTCACAACCTAAGGCGCGTTTTGCCTCGATTTTAGCCATTCTGTGCTTCTTTGCTGTTCCTCGCACCACCATTTCTCAGACCAACTGGTTTGGCGATTCGACACGTAATACCATGGTCTGCGATACGGTCGGCCAACAAGACTATCCAGCCGTGATATCTGACGGTGCCGATGGCGCAATCATCGTCTGGGAAGATGCCCGGGCCAGCGGGAGCTTCCTAATATACGGACAGCGGCTTGACAGATACGGCTTTCCGATGTGGCCCCGCCAGGGCATTGCGCTTGCCAGAGGCAATGCAAACCAGCGATTCCCGATCATCACGACTGATAATAATGGTGGAGCTTACGTGGCATGGCTCGATAGCCGAAATCCGTCTTACGGCAATTGCATCTACGCCCAGCATGTTTTGGCCAATGGTGCCCTTGCCTATCCGGATAGTGGCCTTCCAGTGGGACTTGGACCGAATGGCCGGCAGAATCCGGCGATTACTGATGATGGGAAGGGTAATGCTTTCGTTGTTTGGGAAGAGAACCGATCGCTGAATGCCGGCTCCCAGCCAGACATATTTATCAATCGACTTTGGCCGAATTCGGTCAAGTACACTGATTCCTCCAGCACCTTGTCCCATACTGGGTCGGTGCGCAAACTGCCATGGCCTTCAACGTCCATACGGTTCTTCGATGGCAATGCTCACTTCAAAAGTAAGGGGCAAGGTATTCTTACGAGTCTTCAAATTAATATCGTCGGAAAAGGCCGGTTTCCAATCGCATCAGTTATCGACGATACGACGCTCGATCTCAACACCTATCCATCGTTGGCCGATAATCTCTCATACTATATCATCGGGCTCCAAGGTATTCCAGTGGATACGTCCGGAAGCAAGCAACTTCAGCCTTCAATCTGCAGCGATGGCTTTGGTGGCTGTTATGTAGTGTGGCAGTCTGGCGCATCGGCTCCGATCTCGATTCGTGGTATGCATTTCGACTCGACTTGCACCACACGCTGGACAACTCCGATGGGCTATCAGATCTATAAAGCTCCTGTGACGACTCAAAACGCATCGCATGTCAACATCAAACGGGATACGGCCAATGGCCAACTGATGCTGGTATGGGAAGTCACCAATACCAACAGTGCTGATACACAAGATGTGTATGGAGCACGAATGAATTGCGCAACTCCTGCCGATACATCATTTACCTTCGGTGGTGCGGTTCAAATTACCGGTGATGCCCTCCTGAACCAGATGAATCCTCAGGTATTTTCCGATGACTCCGATTGGACGGCGTTTGGTGGAAAGAAGACTCGCGGCCTGATGGTCGGGTACCGAACTGGATCCCTTGGATCTGGGCCGAGCGATTGGGACATCGGGATGACAAGACTCCGTGGGGATGGATCGAGCATATTGCCGGCGCCAGGTTCATGGTATAAAATCGCTTCTCAGCCATTAGGACAGATCGGCTTGAGAGCCGTCAAAGTGGACACCGGCCTTCTGCTGGCTGTATGGAATGACGCGCGAAACGGTGGGAATCCTGACACATGCATATACGCGCAAGTGATCGATAAGTGGGGTTACCGTCATTTGCCGACCTGGAAGACGAATAGCACATACGGAATTCCGATTTGTCATGGGAATTGGTCTGCTAGGCAGGTCGCACTTGCCCCTCGGACTGGCGGAGCGATCGCCGTGTGGACGGATTTCCGAAAAGGTAGCGGGGATCCGAGCATCTATGCACAACTGATTCTCAGTAACGGAAGCTTGGAGCTTCCGCATGCACATGCAATCTTTAACGTCCAACAGCAAGTTGGCAGCTTCGATGGCAGCGAGTGCAATGCGCATCTGACCAGCCTCCTAGCAATTGACACCAGCGCAGCGCCCGTAGGCTTCCGAAGTATTACTCAGGTCAGCGCTACGAATATGACATTGGCGACTCCGGCGCATGCTTCCATGGACACAGTCCCATTTTCTGTTCAAGTCATCGATTCCATGCAGAATGGCAGAATCGTTGTTCGCCTCTTGGATACACTTGGCATTCCGGTACTCGACACCATCACCTATTGCACAATCCCGGATACTCGAGCGCCGGCGGTGACGTGGCTGCCATTTGCACAGACCGATACGATGATTAGCATCACCGCCATCGACAGCTTATCATGGGACCGTGGGCTCGATAGCATTCGGACTTCTGCGACGAACCTATCGTTTGACGTCAAGCCGACTCGCGCACTCGTGCATGGCTTGAAATCGTTCAGCTTTACGGTGCATCAGATCGATACATCGATGGCCGCGCAGTTGATCATGAGTACTGTCGATATTGCCGGCAACAAAACACGCGATACACTCACGCTGGCCGCGAAGGCCGTTGAGCATCAAGGCGTGAATGACCTTTCTGCTCAGTCGGCTAACTTGCGCGTTTATCCCAATCCTTCAACGGATGTCTTCCGAATCGACGTGGGCTCTGCTTCGGGGCTTGCGCAGACGGCGGAAGTACGCGATCTCCTCGGGCGCGAGGTTGCGCGGTTCTCGGTGCAGGGCAGTACAACTTTTGATGCCAGCACATTGCCGGCCGGCACGTACATCATCCGAGTTGGCAGCATGACATGCAGCATCGTGAAGGAATAG
- the acs gene encoding acetate--CoA ligase: MSKSSTKQRSASDTRSIESTLGEKRLFKPSKTFAEQARIGSIAQYEKLYRASIKDPEKFFAKQAEELTWFKKWRKVLEWRAPNAKWFVGGKLNASYNCIDRHLTTPRKNKAALIWEGEPSVGGGFEQRTLTYQQLHREVSKCANVLKSLGIAKGDRVALYMGMTPELAIAVLACARIGATHSVIFGGFSSEAIRDRVNDMNAKLIVTSDGAYRRGQIVELKQNVDHALRLEAIKIDGKEQTLGGCPSVEKVLVVKRTGSAIDMIAGRDVWWHDMMAEASANCPAVPVDSEHPLYILYTSGTTGKPKGIVHTTAGYLLGTYLTTKYIFDLRDEDVFWCTADVGWVTGHSYIIYGPLSNGATVVMYEGAPTYPAPDRFWDIIERHGVNVFYTAPTAIRAFIRAGDEHPNKHDLSSLRLLGTVGEPINPEAWMWYHKVIGKGKCPIVDTWWQTETGAIMISPLPGAVPTTPGSATLPFFGIEPEVVHKDGSPCKPNEGGYLIIKKPWPSMLRGIYKDPERFQKQYFSEYPGIYFTGDGARRDKNGYFWIMGRVDDVINVAGHRLGTMEVESALVGSEAVAEAAVVGRPDEIKGSALVAFVTLKQGWKPDEALKERLRQHVSEMIGPIAKPDEIRFSDALPKTRSGKIMRRLLRELASTGSVAGDTTTLEDFSVLERLRAGEEE; this comes from the coding sequence ATGTCCAAGTCATCAACGAAACAGCGCTCCGCATCCGATACCCGCTCCATTGAATCCACGCTCGGAGAAAAGCGTCTCTTCAAGCCGAGTAAGACGTTCGCCGAGCAGGCGCGCATCGGCTCGATAGCGCAATACGAGAAGCTCTATCGCGCCAGCATCAAAGATCCCGAGAAGTTCTTCGCGAAGCAAGCGGAAGAGTTGACGTGGTTCAAAAAGTGGCGCAAGGTTCTTGAGTGGCGAGCACCGAATGCGAAGTGGTTCGTCGGTGGCAAGCTCAATGCAAGCTATAATTGCATCGACCGGCATCTCACTACTCCGCGCAAGAACAAGGCGGCACTGATTTGGGAGGGTGAGCCGAGCGTGGGCGGAGGCTTTGAGCAGCGCACGCTCACGTATCAGCAGTTGCATCGCGAAGTCTCGAAGTGCGCCAACGTGCTGAAGTCGCTTGGCATCGCAAAGGGCGATCGCGTTGCGCTTTACATGGGCATGACTCCCGAGCTTGCGATTGCCGTGCTGGCCTGCGCGCGAATTGGCGCGACGCATTCTGTGATTTTCGGCGGCTTTTCGTCGGAGGCGATTCGCGACCGCGTCAATGACATGAATGCAAAGCTCATCGTAACGTCGGATGGTGCATATCGTCGAGGCCAAATCGTCGAACTCAAACAGAATGTCGATCACGCGCTCCGATTGGAGGCTATCAAGATCGACGGGAAGGAACAGACCCTTGGGGGCTGTCCCTCGGTCGAGAAAGTGCTGGTCGTGAAGCGGACCGGAAGCGCGATTGACATGATCGCCGGGCGTGATGTCTGGTGGCACGACATGATGGCCGAGGCCAGTGCCAATTGTCCTGCGGTGCCAGTTGATAGCGAACATCCGCTTTACATTCTTTATACTTCCGGCACGACCGGTAAGCCCAAAGGCATCGTCCATACGACTGCCGGGTACTTGCTCGGTACGTACCTTACGACGAAATACATTTTCGATCTGCGCGATGAAGATGTCTTCTGGTGTACCGCCGATGTCGGCTGGGTCACTGGTCACAGCTACATCATCTATGGTCCGCTTTCGAATGGCGCGACGGTCGTGATGTACGAAGGCGCCCCGACGTATCCCGCGCCGGATCGGTTCTGGGATATTATCGAGCGGCACGGCGTCAACGTCTTTTACACTGCGCCGACCGCCATTCGCGCATTTATTCGTGCCGGCGACGAGCATCCCAATAAGCACGATCTCTCCTCGCTGCGATTGCTCGGCACGGTCGGGGAGCCGATCAATCCCGAAGCGTGGATGTGGTACCATAAGGTGATCGGCAAAGGCAAGTGCCCCATCGTCGATACCTGGTGGCAGACCGAGACCGGCGCGATCATGATCTCGCCGCTGCCCGGTGCGGTGCCAACGACACCCGGATCGGCTACGCTGCCATTCTTCGGCATCGAGCCGGAGGTCGTCCACAAAGATGGCTCGCCCTGCAAGCCGAACGAGGGTGGATATCTGATTATCAAGAAGCCGTGGCCTTCCATGTTGCGTGGCATCTACAAAGATCCGGAGCGATTCCAAAAGCAGTACTTCAGCGAGTATCCCGGCATCTACTTCACTGGTGATGGCGCGCGCCGCGATAAGAACGGATATTTCTGGATCATGGGCCGCGTCGATGATGTCATCAATGTTGCCGGACATCGCTTAGGCACGATGGAAGTCGAGAGCGCGCTTGTCGGCAGCGAAGCTGTTGCCGAGGCCGCCGTTGTTGGTCGTCCCGACGAGATCAAAGGCTCCGCGCTCGTCGCGTTCGTAACGCTCAAGCAAGGCTGGAAGCCGGACGAAGCACTCAAGGAGCGGCTGCGCCAGCATGTCTCCGAAATGATCGGTCCCATCGCAAAGCCGGACGAGATTCGGTTCTCGGACGCGCTTCCGAAAACCCGTTCGGGCAAGATCATGCGCCGACTGCTCCGCGAACTCGCATCCACCGGCTCCGTTGCCGGCGATACGACCACGCTGGAGGATTTCTCCGTACTCGAACGGCTCCGGGCGGGGGAGGAGGAGTAA
- a CDS encoding TMEM175 family protein encodes MAQDSAPQQSAFLSPRLKVRVSVRRVIAVGVRTQTSHLIHTIMVRDTARVEAFSDGVFTIAMTLLVLEIEVPRGVLDNGQLIRNLLAEWPKFAAYLTSFSTIGMLWMSHHYLFKHIERSDNLLFYTNLLLLLLVTFVPFPTALLAEYLGSSGETTAAVLYAATFFAISLAFLLLWQHAAHKRRLISESVEQSVVRGVTRSYRSRPIFRFALLLLAFVNAYVSLILTFALAVLFAIPPKAWAKPRPVARKREH; translated from the coding sequence GTGGCACAGGATTCTGCGCCTCAGCAATCGGCTTTCCTCTCCCCCCGACTGAAGGTGCGGGTCTCGGTCAGACGTGTGATCGCGGTCGGCGTTCGCACGCAGACATCTCACCTCATTCACACAATCATGGTACGGGATACCGCCCGTGTTGAAGCATTCTCGGATGGTGTATTCACCATCGCAATGACATTACTCGTGTTGGAAATCGAAGTTCCGCGCGGGGTTCTTGATAATGGGCAACTGATTCGCAACTTGCTGGCCGAGTGGCCGAAGTTTGCAGCTTACCTGACCAGCTTCTCCACGATCGGGATGTTGTGGATGTCGCATCACTATTTGTTCAAGCACATCGAACGGTCGGACAACTTGCTGTTCTATACTAACCTGCTGTTGTTATTGCTGGTGACGTTTGTCCCATTCCCGACGGCACTCTTGGCGGAGTATCTCGGATCGAGCGGGGAGACGACCGCCGCAGTGCTGTACGCTGCCACATTCTTTGCCATTTCGCTGGCGTTTCTTCTATTGTGGCAACACGCCGCGCACAAGCGGCGATTGATCTCGGAGTCCGTGGAGCAATCGGTTGTGCGCGGCGTCACGCGTTCCTACCGTTCGAGGCCGATCTTCCGGTTTGCGCTGCTACTCCTGGCATTCGTGAATGCCTACGTTTCGCTGATCTTGACGTTCGCACTCGCGGTACTATTTGCGATCCCACCGAAAGCGTGGGCGAAGCCTCGTCCCGTGGCGCGAAAGCGGGAGCATTAA
- a CDS encoding 4Fe-4S binding protein, protein MPYAPSFKFNYDYCRGCGICVAECPAGAIEMVAEDI, encoded by the coding sequence ATTCCCTACGCCCCTTCCTTCAAGTTCAACTACGATTATTGCAGAGGCTGTGGCATCTGTGTTGCCGAGTGTCCCGCCGGTGCGATTGAGATGGTGGCGGAGGATATTTAG
- a CDS encoding type II toxin-antitoxin system HigB family toxin yields MHVITRKRLNDFALVHPDARAPLAEWYRSMKHNTFSTFSELRTQFPAADKVGKLTVFNIGGNRYRLVAAVHYNRKRIYIRAVLKHDAYNSGKWKE; encoded by the coding sequence ATGCATGTAATCACACGCAAGCGTCTTAACGACTTTGCGCTGGTACACCCGGATGCCAGGGCGCCGCTTGCGGAGTGGTACCGCTCGATGAAACACAATACATTCTCGACATTTTCGGAGTTGCGAACGCAGTTCCCCGCTGCCGATAAGGTCGGAAAACTGACCGTTTTCAACATCGGCGGGAATAGATACCGGCTTGTCGCTGCGGTCCATTACAACCGGAAACGGATTTACATTCGGGCTGTTCTCAAACATGATGCGTACAACTCAGGAAAGTGGAAGGAGTAA
- a CDS encoding NAD(P)-binding protein, translated as MNEHFAISLPVGSSLANHTGAWRTERPNYIDRLPPCNHACPAGENTQGWLYHAEEGNFRAAWEEIMRNNPFPAIMGRACYHPCETSCNRAQLDEPVSIHAVERFLGDRAIEEGWNVEATTKPNGKHVLVVGAGPSGLSAAYHLARLGHAVTIVEAGPAAGGMMRFGIPAYRLPRNIIDAEVQRILNLGVTLRLNEKVEDIPALMQREKFDACFVAIGAHVSKHVDIPSPDAGRVLDALSMLRSPGEAQVGRKVVVYGGGNTALDVARTARRLGDEAIIVYRRTREKMPAHDFEVEEAIEEGIQFRWLETIKHMNDESITVEKMALDADGYPQPTGEFEVISGDMVVLALGQDVDSSILDSIPGIEHNKDGVVKVGANMMTGHAGIFAGGDMVPSERTITVAVGHGKKAARNIDAYLNGVEYKPAQKHALASFEKLNTWYYSDAEQTVQPVLAMLRRRSTFEEVVSGLDEQTALFEARRCMSCGNCFECDNCFAVCPDNSVIKLPKSIPSSLAQGEGFSSTPKFKFNYDYCKGCGICVAECPAGAIEMVAEDI; from the coding sequence GTGAACGAGCACTTTGCGATTTCTCTCCCAGTCGGCTCGAGCCTCGCAAACCATACCGGTGCCTGGCGCACCGAACGGCCAAACTATATCGATCGTCTGCCCCCATGCAATCATGCGTGTCCTGCCGGCGAGAATACGCAGGGCTGGCTCTATCACGCCGAAGAAGGAAATTTCCGCGCGGCGTGGGAAGAGATCATGCGCAACAATCCATTCCCGGCTATCATGGGCCGCGCGTGTTATCATCCGTGCGAGACATCCTGCAATCGCGCCCAGCTCGATGAACCCGTCAGTATTCACGCCGTCGAGCGGTTCTTAGGCGACCGTGCGATCGAAGAAGGATGGAACGTCGAAGCTACCACCAAACCAAATGGCAAGCACGTGCTCGTTGTTGGCGCTGGCCCGAGTGGACTCTCTGCCGCATACCATCTCGCGCGACTTGGGCACGCAGTAACGATCGTCGAAGCTGGTCCTGCTGCTGGTGGCATGATGCGCTTCGGCATACCGGCATACCGGTTGCCACGCAATATCATTGACGCAGAGGTTCAGCGTATTTTGAATTTGGGTGTCACGCTTCGACTCAACGAAAAAGTCGAGGACATTCCGGCTCTGATGCAGCGGGAGAAATTCGATGCATGCTTCGTCGCGATTGGCGCGCATGTGTCAAAGCATGTCGACATACCCTCGCCGGACGCTGGTCGCGTGCTCGACGCGCTCTCGATGCTTCGCTCGCCGGGCGAGGCACAAGTTGGCCGAAAAGTAGTAGTGTATGGCGGTGGCAACACGGCGCTCGATGTTGCACGCACCGCGCGACGCTTAGGAGACGAAGCGATCATCGTGTATCGCCGGACGCGCGAGAAAATGCCCGCGCACGATTTCGAAGTGGAAGAAGCGATCGAAGAAGGCATCCAATTCCGCTGGCTCGAAACGATCAAGCACATGAACGACGAATCGATCACCGTCGAAAAGATGGCGCTCGATGCAGACGGCTACCCGCAACCGACCGGAGAGTTCGAAGTGATCTCTGGCGATATGGTCGTGCTCGCGCTCGGACAGGATGTCGATTCGTCAATTCTCGATAGTATTCCCGGCATCGAACACAACAAAGATGGCGTCGTGAAAGTCGGCGCGAACATGATGACAGGTCACGCCGGTATTTTTGCCGGCGGCGATATGGTCCCCTCTGAACGGACAATTACCGTTGCCGTCGGTCATGGAAAAAAAGCGGCGAGAAATATCGATGCGTACTTGAACGGCGTTGAGTATAAGCCGGCGCAAAAGCACGCGCTCGCGAGTTTCGAGAAGTTGAACACGTGGTACTATTCCGACGCCGAACAGACGGTGCAGCCGGTGCTTGCGATGCTCCGGCGCCGCTCGACATTCGAAGAAGTCGTGAGCGGACTCGACGAACAGACCGCGCTCTTCGAAGCGCGCCGCTGCATGTCCTGCGGCAATTGCTTCGAGTGCGATAATTGCTTCGCCGTCTGCCCGGACAACTCCGTAATCAAACTTCCAAAGAGCATCCCCTCTTCCTTGGCTCAGGGTGAGGGCTTCTCATCAACACCAAAGTTCAAGTTCAACTACGATTACTGCAAAGGCTGCGGCATCTGTGTTGCCGAGTGTCCCGCCGGTGCGATTGAGATGGTGGCGGAGGATATTTAG
- a CDS encoding thiamine pyrophosphate-dependent enzyme → MTEAPLVDDIRTREDTSTRVKFYQTGTFTAGNRLLGSDLRTVQSSQERTNAITCGHRACQGCGEALGARYALDAAMRATNGNVIAVNATGCLEVFSTPYPETSWQLPWLHSLFGNAAAVASGVAAALRRQGRDNIRVVAQGGDGGTTDIGFGCLSGMFERNDDVLYICYDNQGYMNTGVQRSSATPPAARTATTPAMGSAPGNPFGIGKDVPRIAMAHNIPYVATASVADLHDLEAKVTRAMSMHGARYIHILVPCPLGWAHATRDTIRVARLAVESGVFPLFEAEHGEVVRSNAIRRRIPVEDYLMTQGRFAHLFKPKRDEARIAALQQIADKNIDRYNLLRSSSTMKEVVA, encoded by the coding sequence ATGACCGAAGCGCCCCTCGTGGATGACATTCGCACCCGCGAAGACACATCCACACGAGTTAAATTCTATCAGACCGGGACATTCACCGCCGGCAATCGCTTGCTTGGTAGCGATTTGCGGACGGTCCAGTCCTCCCAGGAACGGACGAATGCGATCACGTGCGGCCACCGCGCGTGCCAGGGTTGCGGCGAAGCACTCGGTGCACGCTATGCACTCGACGCCGCGATGCGCGCGACGAACGGCAATGTGATCGCTGTGAATGCGACCGGATGCCTCGAAGTGTTTTCGACGCCGTATCCCGAGACATCGTGGCAGCTTCCGTGGCTGCATTCACTGTTTGGAAATGCTGCGGCAGTTGCTTCGGGTGTCGCAGCAGCACTACGCAGACAAGGTCGCGATAACATTCGCGTCGTCGCGCAAGGCGGCGATGGCGGCACGACCGACATCGGCTTCGGATGCTTAAGCGGCATGTTCGAGCGCAACGACGATGTGCTCTATATCTGCTATGACAATCAGGGTTACATGAATACCGGCGTCCAGCGATCAAGCGCCACGCCCCCAGCCGCTCGGACCGCAACCACACCGGCCATGGGATCAGCGCCGGGCAATCCGTTTGGTATCGGCAAGGATGTGCCGCGCATTGCGATGGCGCACAACATCCCGTATGTCGCGACAGCCAGCGTGGCCGATCTCCACGATCTCGAAGCAAAGGTGACGCGCGCGATGTCCATGCACGGCGCGCGGTACATTCATATCCTCGTGCCATGTCCGCTTGGCTGGGCACACGCAACGCGCGACACCATTCGCGTGGCCAGACTTGCGGTCGAGTCCGGCGTCTTCCCGCTGTTCGAAGCGGAGCATGGCGAAGTCGTTCGCTCGAACGCGATCCGGCGCAGAATTCCAGTCGAAGACTATTTAATGACGCAAGGCAGGTTCGCCCATCTCTTCAAGCCAAAGCGCGATGAAGCGCGCATTGCGGCACTCCAGCAAATTGCCGACAAGAACATCGACCGGTACAACCTGCTTCGTTCATCGTCGACGATGAAGGAGGTTGTAGCGTGA